DNA sequence from the Anguilla anguilla isolate fAngAng1 chromosome 4, fAngAng1.pri, whole genome shotgun sequence genome:
agggcggggtgggggcggagccttcATCTCTTCCTGCGGCAGGTGCGTTTGTGGTCAGCGTGCCAGTGCTCCTGCTGGCATTTGATGGAGCAGTAGGAGGTGTTCCAGCAGCAGTGGTACATGGCCTCCTCCTCGCAGTTGTAGCACTGagagacacagaacacagcgTGACTGCCAACAGTCGCAAACATTGCTAAGAACCTCCCTCGCACTCACTGTGCATGCACCAGACATGGATGAATGAGCAGGCAGCCAGGCTCTCAACTGCAACTGCCACAACCGTCGCTGAGCGAGAAGTCCATGTGACAGTGAGACACGTGGCTCAAGGCaatgaagtgtgtgtatgtgtgtgtgtgtgcgtgtgtctgagggagagagcgagagagagactcaccCACTGTTTCTTCTTGGTCTGGGAGATGAGCTGTTTGTGCTGTGACACCAtcttcttcacctcctccactAGCTCCTCCTTGCACTTCTCCTTCACCTGTTTGCATTTTCGCTCCATCTCTGCCTGGACGCTGGAGACTGCCTTTGTCACCGCCtgcctcttctcctcttccatCTCCGTCCGCAACTTTTTACAAGACACATCATGGACATCTAGCATCAGAACCCATTGTTTACACTTAGGCTTCAGTAAATTCTGTTGTTTCTCTGTCACACACCCACCGCCCCCAGCACCCTGAGTTAAACAAGCTAGTCCATTGTGATATGTTAACCATTCATTCAAGGAAACCACCTGAATCtcaacagaaaataattcaaaaataatttctatgaGAAGATATGTAACACcaatcttcatttttttgtttttttggcagagGGGAGGTCCCCTCCCCCTTACCTTCTCCAGGGCCTCCCTGACCACCCGCTCGGTCTCGCGCTTGTTGTCGGCTTTCATCATCTCCTTCACGTCACTGAAGATCTTGGTGTATTTCTCATGGCACTTATTTTGGCAGGTGCCGTCGCTGCTGGTCTGGGTAGAGCGGTGCAGGGTTCGTGGGGAAGCCACGCTAGCCCGCTTGGTCTGGGTGGAGACTGACAGCTTTTCTGGCTGATGGGGCATGGAGGGGATCTCCTGGCTGGAGCTGACCGCCTCCATTTCGGGCTCAGGGTCCTGAGATGGGGGTGCAGATGGAGTCATGGGTCACAAAAAGATGACAGGGTGTGCATGCTTATGACACCACATGCACATATGGGAACTTGAAAAAACAGACCTCCCTGTATAAATGACGGTAATGCACTATTGAGTTGCTCTTTCGAATAGCTCTATTCTCAGTTATTTCACAGACCTACAGCACCTCTTTTAATTCTGTCATAATCGTCACTGTCAGAAGTGCACTTATGGGGACAGTGTGCTTGTCTGCTCTCTCCCAAACTGACAGGGTCTCACTGCAGCAATGAGACAGGTTTAAAGTTATAAGCAGGCTTTCCAAAATGGCAGAACGAGGTAAAAGGGAAAAGGAGGAATGCATATATCATGAGCTATGATATAGCCTTTCTTCCCTGGTCCTATTCTCCAATCCTGCCAAACCAAGACACAGTGTATGAAGCCCTGGCTTAACTGGTCTAGTCAGTCATTCCCGATATGTACAAGCCTGTATGTGTAAGATGGAGGACCGAACCACCTCGTCCACGCAACACACCTCCTCTTTGGGCTCGGGGTTCTGACTGCGCCGGCCTCTCTTGGGTTTGGGCTCCTGGCTGACTTTGAGctggaaatgacagaaatggaTAGAGATTAAGAACTGTGTACGTGCAACACTGCATCTATAGAACTGTGCAAACTTTACGTGTCTACAACTACACATTTATACAATTGTACAATTATACAGAACCCTATATTGACAGCTATATAATTATGAAGCTACAGCTACAGTATAGAGCTacacaaaaatgcaattcaGCAAAACAATGcgacagaaaaacaaaagagtgccatgaaaaagtacttgcccccttcctgatttcttctattattgcatatttgtgacaCTGAaaggtttcagatctttagacaaaatgtctACAAAAACACTCAACAAAGGGAacccaagtaaaaaaaaaacatatttttaaaatgattatttcatttatttaatgaaaaaagttatcaaatgcCCATCACCCATGTGAGAAAGTAATTgctcccttaaacttaataactgctagcaccacctttagcagcaataactggaACCAAACCCTtactataatttgatatcagtaattataatatatatcaTTTGAAATTTTAGcacactcttctttgcagagtTTTAATCTTCTTTgtaggtttttgagcattaaatgctcatttcaggtcctgccacagcatctctattgggctCAAGTAAGGACTTTGATTGGCCACTCCAAAAcgttaattttgtttctttcagccattcagatgtggatcAGAACaaaattcatggttccttcaataatggtaAGTTGCCCAGGTCCTGAGGCAGAAAGCATCATTACACTGtgtgactgttggtatgatgttcttactcaGAAATGCTGTTTTCTTTACGCCAGATATAATGGGACccatgtcatccaaaaagttccacttatAACTCATCTGTCTATAGCATATTGTCCCAAAAACCTTGAGGATCATCCAGCAGCTTTTTTGGAAATGTGAgacaagcattgatgtttctcttggttagcagtagtttccaccttgctactcTGCCAATAATCCAATTTTTTCCCAGTCTCTTATTGTGGAGCCATGAACACTGAGCTTAATTGAAGATATAGAGGCCTGTAGTTCTTTGGCGATCTTATGATCTTTTATGACTTTgatgagttgtcgctgcacCCTTGGCAAAATTTTGGCAGGCGaaccactcctgggaagattcaccactgttccaagtgttctccattttgaGATAATGGCTCTCCCTGTGGGTCAGTGGAGACTCAGGGCCTTAGATAAGGCTCtataaccctttccagactgatatatttcatatttcaacatttttctcacctcttctggaatttcctttgattgtgttTCCCTTACAGTCTAATATaaaattttgtctaaagatctgaaaaaattcagtgtgacaaatatgcaataatagaggaaatcaggatgtGGTTAATACCTTTTACACTGTACTAATCATGTTTTCATATCATGATATATTGTAGGCAACTCACCCAGGATTTCTAGATGTGGAAgtgaaaaaagttaattttattgtgtaaggcaattaatcattaaaaactTTTTAGAGCAATAACACCAAGGATATATGAGAGAGAACAAGTAAGCCATGATGCAATAACAATCCTATAATAAGTAAAAcatctaataataatagtaataataataataatatctccATTTCATATTAACACCTGGTCATTGCTAATActgggagaggggtggggtctCACCTGGTCATTGATAATATTGGGAGACGGGTGGTGTCTCACTTGCTCATTGCTTGTGGAGGAGATGCCTGACTCTGCCTCTTCCTCATGCGGTTCCTCAGGGGCATTCTTACTCTTCCAGAATCTTCCCTCCCGCAGGAAGCGCTGGTGGAGCTCTAGCTCCTCGCAAGCCTTCTTCCAGCCCGTGCTCCTCTTCACCTGGAGCTGCTGTGCGCTCACCTGGATGTCCTGAGTGTTCTCCGCCGGGATCCACGCCCTGCCAACGCACCCGTGCACAGGAGCGTGAACAcacgctcctctctctgctcataAACACCGCCCCTCCCTGCTCATGCACTCCCCTGCCTGAAAACCTGCTTCCTGCCCCGTCTCTCAGGTTCAGTACCTATTCTGTACCCCTAGCTGAGCTGGTGTGGGATAAAACCCAGAGCCTTCACCAGGGCTGATCAGAAGGCATAGTTTGGAACATGCCCTTTATTCAAAGGACACTTTCCCTGAGGCCTGTATAAACCATGCCATGGCTTCCCCTAAAACATCTGGGACATATCATCAGTGTACCATGACACATTCGTCCTTTCACACAACTGCTGTgcctttctctccatttctctctttctctccccttttctaCAGTACATAAACcaactcgctctctctctgccattgTCAATGTCTCCCtatatctctctgtctcactcacacacacccacacttatCTCTCTGTTACTATCTGCCTCTTACCCAcatgcttttttcccttttccctctctcttagacacatatactcacatacatccctctcagtctctctttcccttgccattttcctcacacacccccatccccttctctctttctttctttccctctgacCTTTGATGTTGGTGACCGAAGAACCTCACGTCCACCTggttctcctctctctgcagaacCTTTGCAGGCCAGTATCCGAACCCTTTCATCTTAGCCCAAACCAGCTCATGGCTGGGTGCCTGAAAAAAAGCAAGTACAGGTAAGGCTGACGTGTTTTGCCCACATACAAGTCATGAATTAACTCTAAAATACACCTGTGCTTGAGCAACTTTGTCGACCCTTAAGCATCAGCAGTGAGCAATGGAGGCCGAAGAGGGTGCCCCTGCCCTCCTACTCTGTGTAGCAGATCTGGGTCAAAtccgtatttgttttggattcaaataattttccaCGCttcactgatcttgtctggtgtattggaaccaatgaaatactctcaaaaagtgcaaaccctgccttctggtcatattggcaggctcaattacaccaggaaagatcaacagaacacaaaaaagtatttgaaaccaaaacaaatacgtatttgacccaggtctgctgtgcAGTGTACCACAGATTTTCTAACCTAACCAAATGGTCAGCTCCTGCATTTCTGCTGTCATTTCTGCTGTCatgcctttggaaagtattcagaccccttaactttttccacattttgttatgttacagccttattataaaattgattaCATTGATTTGtgttctcatcaatctacacacaataccccataatgacaaagaaaaaacaggtctttagaaatttttgcaaatttgctaaaaaataaaaaactgaaagatcacatttacataagtattcaaaCCCTTTgttatgacactcaaaattgagctcaggtgcatcctgtttccattgatcagtATTGATGTTTCTACAAcatgattggagtccacctctGGTTAATTCagttgattggacatgatttagAAAGGCACACTCCTGTCgatataaggtcccacagttgacagtgcatgtcagagcaaaaaacCAAGCCATAAAGTCAAAGGAACTGTCTGTAAACCTctgagacaggattgtgtcgaggtacagatctggggatgggtacaaaaacatttctgcagattTGAAGGTCccgaagaacacagtggcctccatcattcttaaatggaaaaagtttggaaccaccaggactcttcctaaAGCTGACCGCccggccaaactgagcaatcggggG
Encoded proteins:
- the LOC118226409 gene encoding zinc finger MYND domain-containing protein 11-like isoform X1, translating into MNKEMMSRVMKKRQADPNVVQHVWSAIEVIRNQKQIANMDRISKYLSRVFGVHPKETARQLNLAVKDGLVVETLTVGCKGSKAGIEQEGYWLPGDEVDPEAEERKDWEAESHDWYCFECHLPGDVLTCDNCFRVYHLKCLSEEYKPRDGGAHWQCAVCKGSKKKILNKQEMGRYLRFIVQRMKERAVDLNKKGKDTKHPMYRRLIHTALEVSNIQENVTEGKYKNFDEFKADAKLIVHNTAILFGVHSDQAEIARLLYSDTCHELNELQLCKNCFYLSNARPDNWFCYPCAPSHELVWAKMKGFGYWPAKVLQREENQVDVRFFGHQHQRAWIPAENTQDIQVSAQQLQVKRSTGWKKACEELELHQRFLREGRFWKSKNAPEEPHEEEAESGISSTSNEQVRHHPSPNIINDQLKVSQEPKPKRGRRSQNPEPKEEDPEPEMEAVSSSQEIPSMPHQPEKLSVSTQTKRASVASPRTLHRSTQTSSDGTCQNKCHEKYTKIFSDVKEMMKADNKRETERVVREALEKLRTEMEEEKRQAVTKAVSSVQAEMERKCKQVKEKCKEELVEEVKKMVSQHKQLISQTKKKQWCYNCEEEAMYHCCWNTSYCSIKCQQEHWHADHKRTCRRKR
- the LOC118226409 gene encoding zinc finger MYND domain-containing protein 11-like isoform X2, with the translated sequence MNKEMMSRVMKKRQADPNVVQHVWSAIEVIRNQKQIANMDRISKYLSRVFGVHPKETARQLNLAVKDGLVVETLTVGCKGSKAGIEQEGYWLPGDEVDWEAESHDWYCFECHLPGDVLTCDNCFRVYHLKCLSEEYKPRDGGAHWQCAVCKGSKKKILNKQEMGRYLRFIVQRMKERAVDLNKKGKDTKHPMYRRLIHTALEVSNIQENVTEGKYKNFDEFKADAKLIVHNTAILFGVHSDQAEIARLLYSDTCHELNELQLCKNCFYLSNARPDNWFCYPCAPSHELVWAKMKGFGYWPAKVLQREENQVDVRFFGHQHQRAWIPAENTQDIQVSAQQLQVKRSTGWKKACEELELHQRFLREGRFWKSKNAPEEPHEEEAESGISSTSNEQVRHHPSPNIINDQLKVSQEPKPKRGRRSQNPEPKEEDPEPEMEAVSSSQEIPSMPHQPEKLSVSTQTKRASVASPRTLHRSTQTSSDGTCQNKCHEKYTKIFSDVKEMMKADNKRETERVVREALEKLRTEMEEEKRQAVTKAVSSVQAEMERKCKQVKEKCKEELVEEVKKMVSQHKQLISQTKKKQWCYNCEEEAMYHCCWNTSYCSIKCQQEHWHADHKRTCRRKR